In the Triticum aestivum cultivar Chinese Spring chromosome 2B, IWGSC CS RefSeq v2.1, whole genome shotgun sequence genome, TTGCCGAAGTATGTTTTGCTGCATCAGAGCCTGTTGCTGAAGAATGTTTTGCTGCATcagagactgttgctgaagaatgTTTGGTTGCATCTGTGTTGATCACATCTGAGACGGTTGCCACTGAAATAGTTGTTGCACCTGGGCTTCCCTACATGCTAAAATCCGTGCCATCTGTGTCGAAGACATCATAGACCGTTGATGCTGAATGTTTGCTTGCATCTGTGTTGACTGTGTCAGAGgccgttgttgttgctgttgcatcATCAGGTGATGTTGCTGTGGATTGTTTGGTTGCATCTGTGCTGTATGTATCAAATGTGGCTGTAGTTTCTGTACTTTCTGTACTTGATGTGACGGTGTTAGAGACCATTGCTGTAGTTTTTGTACTTGATGTGGCTGTTGTGTGAGAAGCTGTTGTTGAGGCACGTACACTTTAAGCATCCGCATTTTAATAATTCGCTTCTCGTATTGACAAACTTCGTTCCTCAAAGCAGGTTCAAGTTGAATGCTATTCTTGCTCATTTGCAGGACTTGCAGTATGTGCTCAAGCATAATTTTGAAGTTCCTCATCCAATCATACTGCTCTAATGGCTCTTGACGGGGTATGATATTGTCAACAACGTTCAAATTCCCAGAGACATGACTGTACAGATCACTGAGTTCTGCAAAGTATTGGTCCTTCAAGCGCTTAATCTGTTGAAAAGAAAGGCCATGCAGACATTAATCTTTGGTACTAGAAGCTGTGTATATAGGGTTGATGTGTGGTCGAGTGCAAAAAGGAAGGAGAAGAAAAATCAACTGCAATCTTATCAACAAATTTAGCTTGGGCGACATATTTCAAGTAGCAACTACAAGACCTCGAGTACTATTAAAACCTCGAGTACTATTGTGAAGTGCAATCTTAAACTTGGTGAAAGAAAAAGATGACTGGTAACTAGCAAAACCGGGATGATAAAGATATCTCTCATGCTTTACCATTTCACAGGTATCCTCTTGCCAATCATCTGCACCATCTGCATGGCCAGTTTGGGCAATGAAGTCCAGAAACGCTGCATACACTGGTTTAAAAGCAAGCTTGTGAGTTGTCACATATACTAGTGCATCTGACATATGTCATCTCCCATAAACAATTAGTCTAAAAATAGTTAAAACCAGTTCTTCAAGGAAGAACTTTGCTTTCATAATAAACTAAGGTAAAATAATGGGAGTCCACACTCCAGAGCGGTGGGAGAAACTCAAGAACATAGAGGCAGGTCGCAGGAGGACACTGGGATCTAGCTAAAGAACAAAAAATAGAGTGGAGCTGCTATACAAGTAATTTCTATCTATCAAAAGATGACACGCAAGGATCTTGCACGACAATACAAGGACACCTATGGTGTATACAAGAAAAACAACGTGGGAAACTTGCGAGTACAAGAAACTTGTTGAGGGCCACTGTGTGTACGTACTAGCGGTGGCAGCCCAGTTTTGCTGGTGCCATTGAGAGTTAGCACCGCCCATGGTCCTCCTCTCGATGACTTGATCTGCCTCTTAACCATTGTATATGTAGAGAAGAGAAGAGGGCGATGATTACAGAGTGAGTGGTTGAGGTCTCCGCCTGACGTGATTATCAATTACAGGTTGGACAAAAACATACGCCGACTAGCTAGAAGCCCTTTTCTCAGCGCTCGCTCGCCAAGAGTGCCGGCGACGGCCGGCTAGCTTCTGCCATCGCCCCACTGGTCGTTGTGGTGCCGCGTCATTATTATCGGACGACGACCTCCGCCCCAATAATTCTACACCTACCAACGCCATACGCAAAGCTACTTAACCTTTTAATCTAATCTAAACATCCCCCCGATCGATTTTCGGGGGGATGGGCCCCTCCTTCCCTAAACACCAATCATAATTCTCCACCTTGGTTTCTCTACTATCTAAAAGAAACGGAGTGTTCCCTCTCCCCTATTACATCAATTGTTTCGTCGACACACCCAACCCCAGACTTTCCCTTGACGCAACATCTCGTCCCTCCCGATTCGCTTATATATTCGCTCGTGTAATTCCAACTCAGCTCCCGATTCCCTTGCTCCCGTAATTCTTGTTTTGTTTCCTGTTTTTTCGTGTTGGTAAACCCGCCTAGCCCGATCTTCCACCCCCGCTCGATCTGATCTAGAGGGGTTGCCTCACATCCCGTCCTTTCTCTTGCTCCGCCCATGGAATATGCTAAGCGGGAGAATGAGCAACAACAGCGAGCAGACCAGCCGCGGTGCTCACCCTGCAGGTACGTAGAATCGATGAAATCCCACGCACGCACCCCCGCACACGATCTCATCCAATCCCACCACCGATCCGCTTCTCCCGGCTGCCATCACGCGGCCTTTCCCATCCCCACATTCACCCGTTGGTGATGCCGCGACCGGCGAGGCGATATGCCTCCACTCGCTCTAGGTTTTTTTATTGAGGAAGTCATATCCTGAAGCCGGGAAGATTTCATCCTTCCATGCTTATGCCCTACGCGGTATCCTGCTGCATGCCAGTTGTGTGCGCAGGTACAATTCTTCAGCATGCAACCTGTTCAATAGAATGTTTACCATGCCTTTGGTAGAAGATAGACTGTACTACCGTCTTTATTTGTCCCTCGCTTGGTTAGTCTTTTGATCTACTGGtcttttaccgaaaaaggctttcaccctgctttatatataaagcaaagatccACAGTGCCCGGTACAACCGCACTCACCCACcaccacacacacccaaggcaggatacataggcgctgagcgcagcaacacacaCCCTAGCACTACAAGAGCCGCCGGGGGCTTCATCCGAAGAAGTGACaccgcatatgacgaaccgtgggctccaaggcggtgccttcaggaaggatacgacaccggagcgtcgccaccgcccgatccgaggatcagagtttcccctggagcaccACGACGGGCAGTgatagccgcgacgacgccttcaagaagggagcgatcTTCGCCGTCGccagtccgtccgaagatagagtaggttttcaccccggccaacattcaccgccaccgaacgccacaccccggctacaacgccgcccacacggccgtgGCAGCCGGGCAACACCGAGGCACgagctctgcccatgagcaccgcgccgccaccaccagggccgccgccccggattcCAAGACCATAACACCAAGTCCCTCGAGCCCCACCGCTACCCCCACCGCAGAGACGGGCGGAAAGGATCCGCCTTTCACACCCCTAGCCGGTCCCAACGCCGAGACCCAGTAGGCCAGCCACAACAAGCCTCCATCGAGCCATCCTGCTACACCGGGCGCAAGACGAGCGCAGCCTTGCCGCCGGGCGCGAGACAGGCCGGTCCTGCTGCCAGGCGCGAGACGAGCtcagtcctgctgccgggcgcgagacgggtcggtcctgctgccgggcgcgagactaGCTCGGTCCTACGGCACCGGGTGCGAGACGGATGATGGACCATCGCCGGGAgaaggccagccctccagagagagaagCGAACGGACACCGATGAGAGGGGTCGAAGGCCGAACAGGCAGCCTACAGACGGGCCGACGCCAGGAAATCTCGCCGCCGCCGCAATCAACCTGACACCACCACAGCAGTCGCCGGGCACGCACCCCCGCAGCCACAGCCACTGCGCCGCCACCCCGACCAGCAGAGGGGGCCTCGGTCAGGGCCGCCGCTCGCAGCCCTAGCCTTCGCGGCCCGCGCCGCCGGGAGGTCAGATCCGAAAGAGCCGCCGCGACCGTCGTCTCCAACCTCCGGCCCGCCACCACCACAACCACGCTGCTGAGACCTCCTCGAGACGCACGAAGCCCCAGCCGACCGCAGCCCAAGCCAGCCGGAGCCCGCGGCACCGAGGCGCGGCAGGATCCATCACGAGATGCAGCCAACCGCCCCCACAgtccgcaccaccaccaccgccccTACCCCAACAAGCAGCCGGGAGGAGAAGGCCGTGGGCCAAGCTGACCGCAGCCCCGGCCAGCCGACGGGCCGCCGGTGCCAGACCCGGACAGATCTGGGCACATGCGACCCCCGCGCCACCGCCCGAAGGACGCCGCCCCGCAGCCACCGCGCGTTGACGGAGCCTCTAAATGCCGCCACCCACCGCCAGGCAGAAGGCCGGCCGCTCCGCAAGCCCGCCACGGCAGCCCGACGCCCCCGTGCGCCGTTCGGACCCGCGTCCAGAGCCGCACGCGCCGGGAGGGAAGAGTGCCCACGGGCCGAGCTTTGCTCGGCGGCGCCTCAcggcggcgggggagggaggaCGGGAGGGGAGGGCCTGAGGCAGGGCTAGGGTTTGCCCCCGGAGTCGCTCGCGGGAGGCTTTTATGAGGCTTGGCTTTTTGAAATAGAAAATTTGGCTTATATTCTGACTGTTGTTGTATGTTTTATGGCAGACAGAAGCTAACCTTTTTTCCAGCTCGTGCACTAAGAGAGGCTTTTGATGTAGCAATTGTAACATATCGAACCTAATGAATTTCTTTTTAACtatttttgtgcagtttcacctcTTACACGCTCTGGTGATTTCTTAGATGTCTGCAAGTGACAATAACATGTCATGATGGTTGTCTTATTGCCCTCTGTAGGCCTTTAAAAAACATGTCGTGTGATTGATCTGTTCCCCACTGGTATATTCAAAGTTCTAGGTCTATACATGTATATTGATTAGAAAGATCTTGCAAGTCTGGAAGCAAAAACGAGGTATAAACTAGACATAAGTTTTTAGGTTAATTCCGTAATGCAATTTCAACTTCTTGTGGACTTTAAAAAATAATTGTTTTGTTTGCCAGCAGTATGTTCGTCCAGCTGAAGGGATGCTCTTTAGTGGAAAATTCTGAAACCTTATTCAGCTTTGATGTATAGATGGCATAGTTTATTAATAATCTCTATGAACACTTGTACAAACGGTGACAAAAAAGTTTTTTATAACCATGGAATCATGACATAGAATGTATTATTCACGTGTATACATTCAATGTGGATTATAACATGATGTACCCTGTCAGGAACTTTCCTTCTCGGAGACTACTTCCGTTTCATATTCATGCACAAGCTTCTCTGGGGATATTGAAATTTTTGCTTGTACTGTCTTTTTTTGGAGTCATTGAAATATCCCCTTGCACGGAAGATTTCTACCGAAGTTTTGCCAAGATAATCAAACTTATTGTACTAAAATTTACCATGTTACTGTTGTATTATAATTTACTGAAATTTGGTATTCTTGTACTAAAATTTGCCTTTTTTTTTACTCTGGTACTAACATTTAACTAATTTTGTGGGAAGGAAGAGCTCAAGGCCTGAGCAAAAGGTACAAGGAGAAAGGAGCGCTCAAGAGAAGTTAACTCAAAATCCAAGATGCGATCTTCACATAGCTCACAAATCTTAAGCAGTGAACACGTACTACTTGATTCGTGATGGCATTGGACCAGACGACACACAACATCCAGTTCTATGATAACTATATAAGTAGAGTGTACTTGATTCCTATGTTGTTCCTCTTTAACTTGTTCGTTGAACTGGTTTGGTTTAAATTATATATGATAAAATTTAGTTCTAATTTTATTTTGATAGTGTGCTTTTTAAAAATTCAGTCATTAGTTTTCACAACAGTTGCTTGGATTTGAGAGGAGAAAGTAGAGGGTGGAAGAAGACAATAGTGATTTTGCGGTACCAAAATAGTTGGCTTTGATTTACTTTGTATTAAATATGTTATATCTTATAGCATGTGCATCCTATCAAAAATACATATTTCACACAATTCATGTTGAACCACCAGAATACTTAtgtccccgttgcaacgcacggacaattTCCTAGTTTACATAAACATTCGTAACTAATCTACATAAGTCTAGCATTGCCCACCTCCGCCCTTATCACTTTTTTATGCCTTATTTACTGTGCCCCAGGACCCGTATGGAACAACGGCGCCTTGATGGGCAGAAATGACCGGCACTACTTTTTATTTTTCCGGTGAAGTTTAGTTTTTTTAGATGAAAAACTAACTATTGCACATCTAAGATGACATCATCCTTTtcatatccctttcctcatttTCCTGGCCGTTTTTAATTGTTGGGCATGTAAAAAGGTAGATTTCtcttaaaaaatgaaaaaaacgTAATACTACTCAATTCGGTAAAAAATAATTGAAGTTCTAAATTTGTCATAAGTCAACTTGCTTTAATTTGATCAACTCCATACAAAATGTGCTAATTAAGATCTACAACACCGAAtacatataatatgaaaatataccACATAAAGAATCTCCTAGGACTAACTTGGCGTTTTAGATGTTAATATATTTTTTCTATAGATATGGTCAAACTCAAACAAATTTGACTTAGAACAAACACATACCTTCAATTTTTTTGAAACTGATGTAGTAGGTGAAAAGAGAAGAGGGTACGTGTACACTTGCTTTGCCACAACATTTTTTTTTCTCTTCAGCTTTCCTAACAGCGCACCATGTCACCAACATGTGTTCACTCTAACAAAAAAATTCACACATGTGCGTGCGCACAAGCCAAATAACGTATGCATAAATGACTCTTTCACTAATTTTGTGTATTTCACGTTCAGAAAGAAGGGAAAAGCAAAAATATGGTCATGCATTGCATAAAGAAAACTATTTAATAGTATTTATATAATTGTTCATGCAATTTTTAAAAAGTTTCCTCGCAATTTTTTTAAAAGTATTGGCATTTTTCCAAAGAGAAGTGTTGACATATTTCTACAATACAAGATGAACAATTTGAAAGatgcatgatgaacatttttaacatTTTCAATATACACAGATTTTTTCTTCTAAAATGCAAGATAAACCATTTAAAAGTGCATGGCAAACTTGTTTTGGTGGatttaaaaaatgatgaacattttaaaaataaaagattaaaaaaatacatgatgaacattttataaaaaaatACATGATGAACGTGTGTCCTACCGCACTGAAGGTGAACATGGAATACTAACCAGCGCCCAGGCGCGTGAGATAGCGTCTACCGCAGTTGGGTCAAAACCCAACAGAGAAAGGGAACTTAATGTTGGACCGCAGGTTACTTAAAGAAAAAATCAGGGGCATTTTTATAAAACATATGACGGCGGACGGGCAGAAACGCTCCGGACTTTATTAGTACGTATAGATATGGCGGTGGACGCTCTTGCTAACATTGTAGACAAGGCCAAGGCCGTGGGCCATATCCACGGTGTGGTCCTGTACCTTGTGGGAGGGGGTGGGGTCTCCCTCCTACAATGCGCTGATGACACCATTATTATGGTGGAAGGCTCCACGGCCGACTTTTCTAATCTGAAattcctcctctgcttccaacgGATGTCGAGTCTCAcgatcaacttcgacaagagcaAAGTGATGGTTATGGGCTATTTCCCTGCCGATCGCCAGAGCATTGTCGTCCGACTTGATTGCCAGCTAGGATCTGTCCTCATGTCCTACCTGGGGATTCCCATTAGTGACTCGCGGCTTTCCATGGTGGATTTACGACTGTCGGCGACCAAGCTCCAACACTGCCATGGCAGGGTAGATGGTTGTCCAAGGCGGCTCATACGGTGCTCATCAACTCCTCACTTTCCACCCTGCTCATGTACATCAAGAGCTTCTACAGCCTCCATGATACCCTGATCCATCACGAGATCACCAAGTATCAAGCGAGAATCTTCTGGGATGGGGAGGGAGGCGAACAGAAATACCATATGGTGCGCTGGCCCGATATCTGCAAACCTCGTGACCAGGGGCTTAGTATCATGCCATCCAAACACATGAATATTTCCCTGCTGACTCGATGGTTGTGGCGGATTGTGAATGGGGAGGGTGGCCTTTGGCTTGACATCTTTCAGAACAAATATCTCTGGGCCAACCACTCGCCTCCTGTCCGCGGTCGGGCGGCTCTCAGTTTTGGTTGTCCATCATACAAATGCCCGCTTCTCAGAATTGGGACTTCCATCTCGGCGGGGTCCGGCGCTTCTACCCTCTTTTAGTTCGACAGGTGGGTTGGAGACCGCCCCTTTGTCGCCCGGTTCCCAGACTTATTCTCCATCGCGGTGGAGCCTAGGATCTCCGTCAAGGTGGCCCTTATTGATTTACGTCACCTCCGGAACATGTTGCATGGTAGGAACTCCTTGAGTGAATCGCTCTGCAGTCCACGGATTTGTACCAGTCGAGTAATCGCATATCCTGGCACCTGGAGGCCTCGGGTCAATTCTCCACCAAATCACTATACCAAGCCATTGTGGTTGCTCCTGACCCAGAGCCCTTTGTGGAAATCTGGGTGATCAGACAACCACTGAAGATTCGGATCTTTCTGTGGCAATGGATCTTGGGTTGGGTTCCTTTAGGGGTGCAGGTACTCAAGTGGAATGGCCCTGGCGATGGGATTTGCCCCTTGTGCAGGACAGAAGAGGATTGGAATCACATCTTCTTCACGTGCGTGTCTGTGCAATTCTTTTATAGTTGCTTCCAGGAGGTGGTTGGTGGACATAGGTGCAACAACAACTTCCCCGACGTCTTCAGGTGGTTGGGTATTGGGGTGCTTGCTTGGAAGCTTTGGAGGTTCTTAATAAAGTTGTGATCCAGCCAGTGGCTCTTCAACGTGCTACTGACACGGTTTTCAAAATGTGTGGTTACTTGCAGTTTTGGCGGCCGTTTAGCCGCCCTCAGGACCGAGACGCCATCGACATCCCCGTCGCAGATCTTCGAGTGATGGCcttccgcctgccgccgccgctccTTCCACCTTCGCTTGAGCCGGATTAGCACTTCGTGGCCGATGCTACCTTGTTTTCTTTTATTCAAGGCTTGTTGAGCTATGCCCTCAACAAAATCCTCGTGGACCTTATGTGTGTGGTAcctttgcgtgtgtgtgtgtggtgtaaACTTTTGTTGGACCTTGTGGCCTTGGTGAtttgttttatatataaagcgagGCGAAAGCCATTTTGGGCAAGAGAAGTTTAGATCGAAAGGATATAGACACATGAACACACACAGACAAAGACTAGGTCCAtgtggatccaccgaagacaaacactAACCGAATCCCGCTAGATCTGCCGGAGACAAACCTTCACACGCCCTCCGATGACGCTAGAAGCACCACCGGGGCGGTGGCTAGGCGGGGAGAAGCTTATTTCATCATGGGAGAGCCGCTGCGGCCTTATCTATCTGAGTAGGACATAAACCCTAAGAAATCTCAAAAAGTATCAAAAAATGAAACCCTCCCACTGGCAAGGGCCGCTATCTACCACACCTTCATGGCCCTAAGACCACATGAGACGAGGTAGACCGGTGCCAGCGCCGACGGGAGACAGAAGGAACCCTAGCGCGGCTAGGTAAGGGTGTTGTTTTTTAATTCACTTCGGTTCGAGCGGTTTCGACTTTACGTAGCAGCATGTTGGAAAACGCAGTTGCGGAAAAATGTCAGCTACGTTTCAGAAAACGCTGCAATCGAAAACCGTGATATTTTCTTCGAACCAAACACATCGATAATATTTGGGGGTTGTTTTGTATGTCACCTCCATACCTCTTATCAAATCTTGTCTCCGCGTTTTGGATACAAGAGCAAACTGAACATTGCAAAGTGAACCGTTATGCAGTCCAGTGCATACCAATTAGGACAGTAGATAATGTGTGGGCAAGTAACATGATGCAGTAATTTTCAtggataccccccccccccccccccccctccaaagaTAAAAACAATTAGTAAATTGAGATGGAAAAAAAGCACAAGGCACACTATGTCAGTGTGGACAGCTAGCTGCAGACATGCGCATTATGGAGGCGCGCATGTAATGTCCAACGCATCATTTAACCATTTCAATTTATAATAGCTAACCACATCTGCCATGTGGTTGATACCCTGGCCAGAAGAGCTGTTAATAAACTAGCCGAGGTTAATCTAGCTAAGCGGTGTGGTACTAATAACGAAAAAACTACGCACCGCGGCTCGAGCCGGAAACTACTACACGCCTCCGCAGTTGGGCCACATCACTGTTGTCTTTCGAGCGTCCAGCTTAGCGTTCCGCACTGAGCCAGGCCAGGCCCAGCAGCGGGACAGTCAAGAAAAAAACGGACACACTGCGCTTTATTTTAAGGATATGGGCTGGAATCGGTCTACCGAAGCCCATTCTGCCGCTCAGCCcgcttcttccccgactccgtcctCTCCGCTCGCACagtcacacgcacgcacgcacacacggcCAACCCCGCAGGATCGACACACCCCATCACTGTCCACTCGCCGGCGGTGGTCAGCAGACATGAACTTACAAGTGTGATGTACTCCCTTTGTCCTAAAAtttttgtcttaaatttgtctgaatacagatgtatctaattatgttttagtgttagatacatccgtatctagacaaatctaggacaaaaattttgggacggaggaagtatatagCTTCGGAGTCCTGCTGGAGATAGTCACCGGCAAAAGGAGAACAAGCATGCCAACGTTCCTTCTTCACGTAAGTCTGCTCATGATAAAACGTACTCCTGCTTGATGCGTCCTCTAGTTTCTTCCCACTGAAACGGGTGTAAACTAACAATGAACGGGTAATCTTTGTTCAGCTTGCTACACAACCCTAACACACGTTCCAAACATAGCCATATCAAACAAAGATGAGCGGTACTCCGTGCGTGTAACTAAGCATATTTTTGCAGGCCTGGGAATTGTGGAATCGACGTGATATTGAGGAGCTTCTTGATCAAGAAGTGGGCGAACCTGGTAAGCTCTTGTCAGCACTAGCCAGGTGCATCCAGATTGGCCTTCTTTGCGTGCAGCAATCACCCGAGGAGGGCAGGCCTGCCATGTCTGAAGTTGTGAAAATGCTAACTGGCACGGACTCACACTCACAGCTCCATATGCCAAGTAGGCCCACAGCCAACAGTGGAGCTCGCCCCAGCATACAATTAACCCCCGGGCCAAGCTGGGCCCTCTGACCATCTCTTGCTGAGCGTCTCCTGCAGCaattaaggacagtataaccgcacCTAAAGCGAGCCCTCACAGCGATTTGGATTTTCGGTCATCCGTTTTATTGATCTGGCCGTTTACGTCTGTCGGATGCGTGTGGGCGCTGCTTGCCTGCTTGTCCTTGGGGCAGCTACTCCCGTGACTTTTTTGGGCTCCTCTCGTTGATTGGGCCAGTAAGCGAGCGGCCAAGCCAAGCGGCCCATCGGCTAGAGAGCAACTCCCTTCGCTCCGTACCCTGCCGACTGCCTTCCACACCGCAACCCCTCCGTAATCTTATCGTGATGGCGGCGAGCCGGCAAGGAACAACACCCCAGCTTTCTCCCTTTGCATCGTTGTGGATCAGCACCGCAGCATCACGCACCATGAGCGCATCACCGTGCCAGTGTGTCATCGTTTTGTCGTTAAAGGTCCATCCACGAGGGATACAACCGCGTCCCgatccccgccgccgcgcgcccgatCTCCTCTGCCTCCCGAATCCCAATCGCGCCCCGATCTTCTCCGCCTCCTGTATCCCGGTCGTGCCCCCGTCCCCGCCGTGGCGGCCGGATTCCTGACGTTGCGACTGGATCACGCCGCGTCCTGGCTATCCAGTGTCCCACCGTCAACACCTTCCTTCTCCAAGGATGGTGATGCCGCTCAAGACGGTGGTTGCGCTTCTGCTCTCTGGACGCATCATGGCGATTGATGTGACCAAAGGGCAGCACGAACAGGAAGCGAAAAGCCTCCTCCTGCAGCAGCGGAGGCGATTGGGATGGAGCCGCTGCCACCATTCCCCCGCCACTCTGATTTCCCGACAAATTCCTAagttcctcccccctctctctctcggtTCTCACTTTCAGGTGGTGTGCTTGTACACCTAGATAATTTGAAGGACTAGCATCCCCTACTTGAGAAAGGGTGCCATGGCTGAATTAGTAGGACTGTAATATTTTGCTCCAATCGATCACTATGGTTCTTGATCCACTGGACGGCAGGAGAGCATAGATGATTGCTAGGTAATGAAAGGGATTGTGAGCGAAGGAGCAAGATCCTTACAACTCCCGTTTGGATGATCTTTCTCTGGTGCTTCCTATCTTCATGATCTTTCTGCCCTGCTGGGGAAATGGAAGTCTTTTTTTATTCTTTATTATTGAATCATGTACCATTTGTTTTCAAGATCAGATCCGATTATGGTTGTGTTTACTTCGATTGTTGCTTAGTGCTTCTTTTTGTGCAGTGTGTGATTTTTAGAGCTTCAAATGAATGGAGGTCGAAGGGTGCTTTAGGAAATTATTGTGGTGGTCACGGGGACATCAGGCCAAAGGTAACCGGGTGGAAATGCAATTTATTCGGCTGTATTATTATATCAAATGAAATCCTTATAAGGACCAGCAAAAATGATGGCACGACAGATAGACGATGGCTGGGTAAAAGGTAGGAATCACGATTAGATGACCTACTGCTTTTAAGCGGCgatggtagaatttttggagaaaagACGATGGACTATGCACTTACCCTCATTTTAATTTGAATTATTCATGTCCATAGGTATTCTACTGATATGATAAGCTTCAGGTAGTGGAGTTCCAGGAACAATGAAGTGATATTCGTATGGGAAGTG is a window encoding:
- the LOC123042564 gene encoding mediator of RNA polymerase II transcription subunit 15a — protein: MSDALVYVTTHKLAFKPVYAAFLDFIAQTGHADGADDWQEDTCEMIKRLKDQYFAELSDLYSHVSGNLNVVDNIIPRQEPLEQYDWMRNFKIMLEHILQVLQMSKNSIQLEPALRNEVCQYEKRIIKMRMLKVYVPQQQLLTQQPHQVQKLQQWSLTPSHQVQKVQKLQPHLIHTAQMQPNNPQQHHLMMQQQQQRPLTQSTQMQANIQHQRSMMSSTQMARILACREAQVQQLFQWQPSQM